The window GATTTCGCTTTCGCGAAAGCGAGATAAACATCATCATAACATTAATTAACACTTATAAGCCCAAAAGTGGCTCAATAGTTGAAAAGTGAACCATGAAAATGTCCAAAAGTGTAACTGGACTTAACTATATTGCACACTTTAATTTAAACAGAAAATGAAAAAATTATTATTAGTATTATTTCTAGCAGCAGGAACAGCAATGGGGCAAACAGCTTATGTAGCCTCAGAAGCATTATTACAATCTATGCCAGAATATCAAGTAGCCCAACAAGAAATTCAAAAATTAGCAGCATCTCTTCAAGCTGATGATAAAAAGGCAGAGTCCAACGCTAGAGAAAAAATGGCTATCATTCAAAAGAGAGTACAAGAACTTTCTAAAACAGCAGCAGATCAAGCAGCGTTTGACAAAGATATAAAACCACTTGAAGATCAGGCTAAAGCGATTGAAACAGAATTAGTGAATAGTAAGAAAAATGCTGAAAAAAGGCTTGTTGAAATGCAGCAAAAATTTATGGGGCCTATTACCATGAAATTAAATAAAGCCATAGAAAAAGTTTCCATTGCCAAAGGTTTTAAAATGGTTATAGACATTTCTGCAGTTGCTTATGCTACCGAAGATATC is drawn from Nonlabens dokdonensis DSW-6 and contains these coding sequences:
- a CDS encoding OmpH family outer membrane protein; the protein is MKKLLLVLFLAAGTAMGQTAYVASEALLQSMPEYQVAQQEIQKLAASLQADDKKAESNAREKMAIIQKRVQELSKTAADQAAFDKDIKPLEDQAKAIETELVNSKKNAEKRLVEMQQKFMGPITMKLNKAIEKVSIAKGFKMVIDISAVAYATEDINISKDVALELGIPLDPEGE